The sequence aactaaccttcccttgtcaagccctagtaaacaatagtctttagaaatgattCAGAAAAAGGATATTTGTTgagtctgaaggaccttagctagcAAATTACTGGGATTTATGATGggtccttaagactattgagggtacgcagcaaggatgagcggacatctggtgtccgtctggcccgcggtgtatgGCCTGCTTTAGGTAGAGGGTCACCCGATGTAACAATCGCCGATCGTTTTATCATTAAGCTTCCTATAATCAATAACTAATCTGCAACGTTTGTTTCCTTGCGAGTTTGGTTTCTTCggcacaatccataacggaGAATTGTACGGAGATGTCGATGGTTCTACGACATCAGTGTCCAGTAATTCTTGAATTTGACGATTTATCTCTTCTCGATGTGCAGGTGGGTAACGATATTGTTTAATATTGATTGGTATATCATGCGTTGTAATTATTCGATGCTCTAGAATTTCAGTTCCTTCCAgcgtatctcctggaatatgagaTCTATCTTGATTCCTCCGAATTAATTCTTCGAcgtttttttctctcctctttGTTCAAATGTTCGTagtaattcaattattttctcgAACCCAGTTTCTTTTGATTTTGAAATTGCATTGCTTGTCATGCAAGAGAGCGAGGTGAggttttcaaattctttaattaccatcgtagGTGAGGTAAGTTCGTAATCTCTCAATGTGGTATTTATTATTCTCATATAACCTCGTCCATTATggttcctcacaactgcattaccaaactGGGTTCCCTTAATTGGCTCGATTTTTGGGATAAATCCCTCGTATATCTCCGGATTTATAATGTTGATTGAACATGGTATCGAACACCATGATCAGTAATGAGTCATCAACtacataaaaaataactttttttttatatttacgtggaggaaatccgcacggacGCCAGGCCGCTTCTGGGAAAAGTGGCGTGGTATTGTGGAACTCCAACTATATAAAACCTCCATGATGACCGTCCCGGCTGCCTTCGAGAGAGGCTCGGGAACCGGTGCGAGCGACACaccgcccccccccccccccccctgcGCGCTCAATACCACCGCTGATGGAGGGGTGTGTGGCCATGTCACACCACGCCTCGTCGCTGGAGCCGCCGTGCCAGGCAGCCCGGTTCCCCTACCGGACTGCTTGGCGGCCCCGAGGCGCTGAGCCGCCAGCGTCCAAGCGCGAACCCCACCGGGAGGCGTGGCGGACCCAGTGCGTTTCGCCAATGCCATACGGAGTTCCCAGGTGGTCACCCATCCAAGTCCTATCTGTGCCCGgcgctgcttaactttcgtgatctgacgagaacgagtgctttttttcttttttttttaaatgtttattaaacccaagatacaattttaaatacattatgGTGTACACAATGAACGGTGAATTTATATAATGATATCTTAGGCAAAGATACCGATACGCaacggtacgacgtagccatgctaTAATATGTGTCGAcactttacatttttcgtgtTGAATATAACCTTTTGGTTTAAGCCGCTGGAGGAGTGGAGCttctatataattttgtttttatttgtttttactGTTCTGGAAACTGGGTCGCaaaaacaggacgcttcggtagtATATTTTTGGGTGCTGTGGGATTTTGGGGAGGGGTGGGATGAGAGGAAGGGGGAGGGGGATAATAGgtttcttttaaaagaaagagaatTACAATAAATTACAATGTTTGCACCTGTGTTGTACGGGGGCAGAATTGAGTTTTATTGGTTTAATGGATTTtctctcttattttattatggattcAGTATCcaccaatatttttttgtattttttctatGTTTGTCTTTAGTGTCTTTCGGAGGGAGGGCCATGTTGTATCTCCACCTCGTGTCTGCGGTCTGTCCATTTAGGTTTTCTTCGTAAAGTATAGTTTTGAtccctatttttctttttatgtgatAAATTATTGGGATATTATTTTGATCTTGGAAGTAGTTTTTTTCGTCTAGGTATAGGAAAGCTTCTGGGGGATGAAGCCTGTTGTCAGAGTGTTTTTGTAATATGCGTCATTTGGAAATAAGCAACTGAAAATTaaactattttcttttatctttgccGCTTGCGCGAAGTGGTTTCTTATTAGCTTTAGGATGTGACAGTCTATGCGATGAATGTTGGCTAGgtcgtatattattttgttttttacatattttttgaatCCGCTGTGTTCGGATCTGTAAGTACTCAAGCAAGCCCTGAtgcattttctttcgaatatgcGAATTTTTTCCATTTGGGAGGCTGATATGTTGTACCAGATTGAGCATCCGTAGGTTATAATCGGTCTGATTAGTGCTTGATAGcataaaatttttactttgctgTCGAGATGTTTGGAGTGGAatagtttttttattttccagaatGCTTTATTGGCCTTAGTAAGTTGAATTTCGGTGTGCTGCTTGTAGTTTAATTTATAGTCTATGTTTACTCCTAGGTATTTTACACAATTTTTGTTGTGGTATGAGAGCCCCTTTGTCTGTTTTTTCTCTTAGTTCAGATTTTTTGCAGTATTCTCTTTCTATTGGGCCGATTTCACTTGACTTGGGTCTAAACAGTATGGTTTCGCATTTGCTTATgttgatttttagtttccatGCGTGGTAATAGTCgtttattttctcaaaaagtTCTTGGAGTTCCGTTTTTATTGTTTTGGTTTTGCGGCCTGTTACGTAGATGACTAGGTCATCTGCGAAGGCTATGGAGCGTTTATGGGCGGATGTATTGAGATTAAAGAGATTTAGTAAGTCACTATTATAAATACTGAAAAGTAACGGGGAATTTACTGTACCTTGCTGCAGACcgttttttatagaaaattctttGCTTGATGAGTGTGAACCTTCAGTTATTACGAATGTTCTGCTTGTGATCATGTCCCAAACTATTTTAATCAGGTATTTAGGAAAATTTTTCttgatcaatttgtatatGAGACCTGGAATCCAGACTGTGTCGAAAGCTTTTTCGAGGTCTATTAAGCAGGCGGCTACTCGTTGTTTTGCGTTTAGAGCCCAGCAGATGTCCGacgtaagtttgtttattgcgtgaattgtggagtgtttgtgtcggaagccgaattgatTCTCTGGGATTATGTTATTTTTTGTGCAGAAGGAGGTTAGGGggttgtttatgattatttcaaatactttgcttatgttggggaggagacttatgggtcgtaggtttgcgggcgatgagccgtctttatctttttttgttatagctatcaatttggcttttttccattttctgggGAAATATGTGTTGTTTAGAGCATTGTTGAAGATTACTGTCtagtaccattttattttgtttggtaggcgcttgagtaaaatgtttgggatgccgtcgaagccagaggattttttgttgtttagtttggagaagattgtgtttagttgattgtaatttgtgaagtagtttatttctggATCTGGTTGTTTGGGGTCGTCTGCggtgttttcgtttgagaatgtgcagactgttttgtttagcgttttgtcttgttccatttcatttttgaGTTTGTTTGTTTCGGCGATGATAATTCTGTTTAGTTGTTCTCGGCCCATGTGTTCGTTTTGTGTatgtattttggaaaagtgggtGCCGATGATGTCTagtttttctattgttttagGTATTATGAAGTCACCCTCGGTGTCTTTGATGGTGttgtgtatcgttatacctgCTTCTTGGATGAGGGAGGCATTTTCTGAGGGTAATTTGAGAGGTGGGATGGGGTTTTGTTCTTTTGGTCTaaagatttgatttatttgtgggAACATGTTGGCTGAGTTGTTTTTGgagatgttttttattttgtttgtccAGTAATGGTTTATAGAATTTGCGAATTCTTGTTTCAGTTGCGCTTTTATTCTGTATAGTAGGTACTTTAGaaattctaattcttctcttttgtcgtaagaatagttatattttatattgtttattttggAGAGTATGTAGCTTTTATCTCGATgtagatcttttattttattgttgatATAGGGCTCGcatgaatttttttgttttatgtttgGCACGGATTTTTGGAGAGCGATTTGTGTatgtttttctatttcgtcTATGAATGAGTCGATTTGTCTATTTGTTAGGTTGACGTTGTTGTAGATGTTTAGGTCGCAGTTTTGTTCGAGTATGTTTTAGAACTTTTTCCAGTCTGTCTTTTTGTAATTGTACCTGGGTGTCTCGGTCTGAGTTTTGAGTGTTAGGAAGTCAGATGTATTTTTGTTTACGTGAAATACTAGGGCGTTATGGTCACTGTCATAGGCTAAGGTTTTGAGAGTGTTATTTGGAGGTAggttttgaaattttagtcGCACATTTGCTAGGCATATGTCCAGGTATGAGCCTCCTTTTGGGTAAGAGGGTAGCTCGGAACTGTATAAGTTTGTTTTGTAGTGGATGCTTTTATTGTCTAGCCAGTTTCTAATGAAGTTGCCTCTCGTGttgtttatttcgtttttccaGCTTGTATGTTTTGCGTTAAGGTCTCCTGCTATTATATAGTAGTTTTCCGGTTTGTTGAGCTGTAAGAGTTCGAAAAGATTATTGAATTCGTAGTTAAATTCTTTCTGGTTTCCGTAGGTTGCGTAGGCTGCAGTGatgaataaattttccttattgcttatttttatttttatgatcgttGTTTCTAAGGTTTTGAAACttgttattttatcaattagaattgttttgtattttatggGGTTTTTTATGAGGATCGCTGTTCCTCCTCCTTGACTGGTGTTCGGTTTGTCGTGTCTTATCATGGAGTAGTTTTTGAAGTGTACATTGTGTCTTTTGTTAAGTTTTGTTTCTGAGATGAGTACCATATCGGGggcttctttatttattaggGTTAGCATACTGTATCTTTTTTGGTTTGAAATTAAAGAGTTAGCATTTATTGCAATTATTTTCAGATGCTTTAGGTTAAATTTATGTGTTTTTTGCTGTAATTGTTGGTTTAGCGTATTTTGGTTATTCGTCATCTGTACTATTGAAAGTGCTGAAGATGGCGTCGAACCTTTCTTCGTGCGTTGAtagtgtattttttatttcatttaattgtatttgttGTTCTTTTAACGCTTGGAGGATACCTTTTTTAAAGTCTTCAATAACGTTTATAATGTTTAGATGGGGGGAGTTATCGATTGTAATTGTGCTTTGGCTTGAGCGCGGATCTAAGTTTGTTAATTGTGATGTGTTTTCGATTGTTTGATTTAATCTTGTTTGTTGTTTCACTACGTCAGAGAACTTTAGTTCTGGGACGTATTTGCGGCTTATTTGGGCAATTCGTTTTatctttgtttctttgtcttttttgATTTATCGGCTAGCTTTTTACGAAGCTCTACGAGTTTGGGGCAACCTTTGTATGACGCGGTGTGTCCGTAGTTTTTGCAATTAACGCAGAAtattttgtctttggttactgcgttttctctttttattttgcagTCGCCTGGACCATGGAGCTCAGTGCATTTAACACAGCGGTAGTTTAGGTTGCAGTTTTGTGCTGTGTGACCTAATCGCTGGCATTTGTGGCATTGAGTTATGtcatccttttttttttttattttttcccaTTTTATTCTGAAGTAGTTAAAATGGTTAACTTTTAACaagttatttatattactGTCGGGAGATACttgtattatgtaaattggGAGCAATATGTTGTTCTCCCTTGATCTTTTTGTCGTGAATCGTGTGACTTTTGTGAATTTTACGTCGTCAATTTGCAAGGCTTGTAGGTCTGTAAGTATTTCTGTTTCGGTGTAACTATTGTCTAAACCTTTTAACAAGTATGTATGGTGTTTCTCTGTTTTGGGTGTGTACGTGTAAAAGGTTGTGTTAGCTGAGAGGAGTGTTTGTTTTGCTTTATGGAAATCGGGTAGGTTTCGGAGGTAGAGTGCATGTTTACCTGAGTGTATTCTTTTAATATGAAACTGTTTGATGTCCGCTACTTTCTCTATGAGCGTTACCGTGTCCTTTGGGTCTTGTAGCGTTATGTTGATGGGCGGCGGTTTGTTATCCCTTGTAGTGGATGGGGCGCTCGCACGCTCCTCCGCGGAGCATCCGGTGGGCCGTCCGTCCGGTGCTCGGTCCCCCCTTGGCGATGCTGGTGGCGCAGGGCCTCCTGGGTTGTACGATGGGGTCCGTCGCCCCTGCGGCGCCGATTGTCCTGGTGGCATGATGGGACCGTGCCTTCCCATTTTGCCTCGTAatgtttcgtttttcttttttatttgttctagCGTTGAGCTCGAAGTGGAGTAGTTTGATGGTCCCCGTTGTGGATGAGGCTCTGGTTCAGATTGTAATATACTGAATCTGTTTTTTGTTATGATCGCTGGAGGCGAGGTAGCTCTTATGGGCTTCATGTTTTTGATTTCTTTAGCCTTTTCTTCTTGGCTGGGGTGATAATCTACAACTGTGTTTCCTAGGATGTTTACTAGTCTTTTCGTCCTGGCAACCAGGTTTGGTTGTGGGTTGAGTTTCCGCGTCTTTTGAACGGGAAGTCTTAAACTATTGTTGATTTCCTTGGCTGTTTTTTGTGTgattatttttctcttgatGGCTTTCTTTATTGGGTCCACGGTGGGTTCCGTTTCGTTGCTTTTGGCTTCATTATCGGTagcttctatctttttatacagttttattttgtgttattttattttattttctttttattcttatttgtGCTTATAGGGATGATCTCAATGCagtatttttcactttttgtCACTTTTTGTCACTTGTTCCTTCTACTTTAGTGAATGTTTGTCTACTTTGACGCGCGCACTGAGAGGTCCATCCTGCTCGGCGGTCTACAGTCAACTCCGACGGGAACGAATGCACTCAGCGCGGCATGGGCGTTGGcacataaaaaataagtggATGGCCCGCAATCTGTATTACTGTCTACCCTAGGgtgaccaggctcgttgccgtaattcctcgaaCTTCAATTGATTCTTGCTCGTTAATGAttgctgaatcgagtaaagcaggtttcttaaTAATATTGATTTCTGATCCGGAGTCTAGTAATAAACTTGTCTTGGTTTTTAAGTCTGGGagactattcgtgcagttggagTATTTGCAGGATCGTTTAgctttattgaaataattcggagaggtcgtcGTGCGAATCTAAGTCCGGCTCTTGGTGattcttctttgttttttcctggactttcttttcctttatttgtTGACTCTCCACATTTTCCGATTGTTCTTGTGCACGAATGCACGATGGGTTTACCCATAGCGTTTATGTGTTGTGGCGCCAGTCTCGCGGGGATCGTTGCCCGCGTTCTGTTTACTGCCATAGGTGCCGGCCTCCctgttgccgcctgtactcggGCGATTCGGAGCATCGTTCCTTCGAGGCTCGCCCcgttctcccgaaggacgtgttcgGTTTTCCGATTGTCTCGATGCATAGGGTATGATTATTCCAAcgtctactcgggctttaaatttgtaacaatcTTTTACTAAATGCTCAgattttttgcaatagttacatg is a genomic window of Bombus huntii isolate Logan2020A chromosome 1, iyBomHunt1.1, whole genome shotgun sequence containing:
- the LOC126870410 gene encoding uncharacterized protein LOC126870410, with amino-acid sequence MLTLINKEAPDMVLISETKLNKRHNVHFKNYSMIRHDKPNTSQGGGTAILIKNPIKYKTILIDKITSFKTLETTIIKIKISNKENLFITAAYATYGNQKEFNYEFNNLFELLQLNKPENYYIIAGDLNAKHTSWKNEINNTRGNFIRNWLDNKSIHYKTNLYSSELPSYPKGGSYLDICLANVRLKFQNLPPNNTLKTLAYDSDHNALVFHVNKNTSDFLTLKTQTETPREELEFLKYLLYRIKAQLKQEFANSINHYWTNKIKNISKNNSANMFPQINQIFRPKEQNPIPPLKLPSENASLIQEAGLIYKLIKKNFPKYLIKIVWDMITSRTFVITEGSHSSSKEFSIKNGLQQAFADDLVIYVTGRKTKTIKTELQELFEKINDYYHAWKLKINISKCETILFRPKSSEIGPIEREYCKKSELREKTDKGALIPQQKLCKIPRRDTLEGTEILEHRIITTHDIPINIKQYRYPPAHREEINRQIQELLDTDVVEPSTSPYNSPLWIVPKKPNSQGNKRCRLVIDYRKLNDKTIGDCYIGEDGIKPDPKKIKAVSKFPRPKKANTIKQFLGLVGYYRRFIPNFSEIAKPLTQLLKKDIAFK